ATCGTGTTCGACGACGGCAGCGACGCAGTGCGCGCCGCCGCGGTCGCCGCCAAGGCCGACCTGGTCGTCGTCTATGCCGTGAAGCCGGAGATGGAAGGCATCGACCACGCCGATTTCTCGCTCCCCTATGGACAAGATGCGATGATCGACGCCGTGGCGACGGCCAATCCCAGGACGGTCGTGGTGCTGCAGACAGGCAATCCCGTGGCGATGCCGTGGCTGGACAAGGTCGGGGCGGTGCTGGAGGCATGGTTCTCCGGCCAACGCGGCGGCCAGGCGATGGCGGCGATCCTGACCGGGGCGAGTTCGCCGCAGGGACGCCTGCCGATCACTTTCCCCGCTTCGGCAGAGCAACTGCCGCACAAGGCGGTCGTGGGCTACGACCCCGCCAAGCAGCGACCGCTCGGTATCGGCGTTGAATACGATCCCTTTCCGATCGACTATGTGGAAGGCAGCGACATCGGCTATCGCTGGTTCGACCGCACGGATGCGGAACCGCTCTTTCCGTTCGGGTTCGGTCTGACCTACACCAGTTTCGACTATGACGGGCTGGCGTTTCGCGGTGGCGAAGGCCTCAGCGTGCAGGCGCGGATCACCAACACCGGCGCGCGCGAGGGAACCGAAGTTGCGCAGCTCTACGTCGCGCCGCCGGGGCGCACGCACCGCCTGGCCGGCTGGGCGAAAGTGACGCTGAAACCCGGCGAAAGCCGCCAGGTAACGATCGACGCTCACCCCTGGTTGCTGCTCTCCTACGACGACGAAGCGGGACAGTGGGTGCGTCCGCGCGGCGAATATCGCTTTTTCGTCGGCAAGTCGGCGGGAGAGCCGATGCTGACGGGCAGCGCCGTGCTGACCGCCGCCACCCAAGATCGGGCACGCTGAGCCATGCGCCACGGATTGCTGTTCGCCGCCTTGCTGCTGTTCGCCGCGCCGGCTCAGGCCGCACCGCCCCAGGTCGAAACCCACGCCGGGGCAGTGCGGGGCACGGTCGAAGCGGGCGTCGAGGTATTCAAGGGGATCCCCTTTGCCGCGCCGCCGGTGGGCGACTTGCGCTGGCGCCCGCCGCAGCCGGTGACGCCGTGGCAGGGCGTGCGCGACGCGACCCGGCCCGGCCACGATTGCATGCGGCCGGCCGCCGACCCCGCGTTCGCGCCGTCGGAGGACTGCCTCTATCTCAACGTCTGGCGGCCGGCAGGCGCAACGGAGGACAAGTTGCCGGTTCTGGTCTGGATCCACGGCGGCGCCTTCGTCTCCGGATCGAACGTGCCTGCCGAAGCATCGGGAGCGAACTTCGCCCGCGACGGGGTGATCTTCGTCGCGCCGAATTATCGCCTCGGCCGCTTCGGCTTCTTCGCCCATCCGGCGCTGTCCGCCGAGCACTCCGACGAACCCAAGGGCAACTACGGCTATCTCGACCAGATCGCGGCGCTCGAATGGGTGCAGCGCAACATCGCCGCCTTCGGCGGCGACCCCGACAATGTCACCATCATGGGCGCGTCGGCGGGCGGGGAATCGGTGCTGGCACTGATGGCGTCGCCGCTGGCCGAGGGTCTGTTCGACCGGGTCATTGCCCAGTCGGGCGGCGGACGGACGCAACTCCTCGGCGCGCAGTATCTCGCCAAGGATACTGCGGCGCACCCTTCGGCCGAGAAAATCGGGCTGGCCTTCGCCAGCAGCGTCGGAATCGAGGGGCGTGGTCCGGCGGCGCTCGGGAAACTGCGCGCGCTTCCGGCTGAGAAAATTGCCGGCAACCTGACCGCGCTCGGCCTGCTG
The sequence above is a segment of the Pelagerythrobacter marensis genome. Coding sequences within it:
- a CDS encoding carboxylesterase/lipase family protein, encoding MRHGLLFAALLLFAAPAQAAPPQVETHAGAVRGTVEAGVEVFKGIPFAAPPVGDLRWRPPQPVTPWQGVRDATRPGHDCMRPAADPAFAPSEDCLYLNVWRPAGATEDKLPVLVWIHGGAFVSGSNVPAEASGANFARDGVIFVAPNYRLGRFGFFAHPALSAEHSDEPKGNYGYLDQIAALEWVQRNIAAFGGDPDNVTIMGASAGGESVLALMASPLAEGLFDRVIAQSGGGRTQLLGAQYLAKDTAAHPSAEKIGLAFASSVGIEGRGPAALGKLRALPAEKIAGNLTALGLLFLGERERFSGPMVDGRIVTAEPAAALKAAPPLPIIVGAAEADLGLNRAPSKDAAFAAFGPLEDAARLAYDPDGTATLDAVNGMIGRDRTMIEPARLVARTVAANGEPAFLFRFSYVAESLRGKAIKGAEHSSEVVYAFDTLPALLGDAVTATDAAVAATMHSYWVNFARTGTPNGPGLPDWPAVTPESDPLLDFQADGTAVAKRDPWQARLDVTEANAERGD